A genomic segment from Polyangium mundeleinium encodes:
- a CDS encoding ferredoxin yields METNSKLKVIVEYDKCCGAGQCVMVAPSVFDQREDGIVIVLDDEPPPAQYGAVREAVAVCPGAAIRLGESA; encoded by the coding sequence ATGGAAACCAATTCGAAGCTCAAAGTGATCGTGGAATACGACAAATGCTGCGGCGCGGGCCAATGCGTGATGGTCGCGCCGAGCGTCTTCGATCAGCGGGAGGATGGGATCGTGATCGTGCTCGACGACGAGCCGCCGCCGGCGCAGTATGGGGCGGTTCGGGAGGCGGTCGCCGTTTGCCCTGGCGCTGCGATTCGGCTGGGCGAGAGCGCGTGA
- a CDS encoding NAD(P)/FAD-dependent oxidoreductase, producing the protein MKTPSRVLVVGASLGGLSVVEALRREGYAGGVTLLGAERHLPYDRPPLSKKVLSGAMEPEKTFLRSESAVAQLEAEVILGDPAVRLDLTAREVHTAAGRVLRADVIVLATGIEPRRFPGQDKWAGVHVLRTMDEAVALRADLLRNPRLVVVGDGVLGTEIAATARSMGLTVTLTGPQSAPLAGQLGSLVGGVLAKLHADKGVELRLGVAVKELVGGDDGRVSGVLLENGEVLPAEMVVVAIGSRPATGWLAGSGLDLSDGIVCDARCRAAEGVYAVGDAASFHHEGIGARLRLENRSNAVEQAMAVAANIVGKDKPYTPVPFFWTDQYETKIQTFGVLLPEAEVAVVEGDPEKRQFVALYGNNGKVIGALGWNAIKAIRSYRQFVVDGKPWAEVGAQAS; encoded by the coding sequence ATGAAAACCCCGTCGCGCGTGCTTGTCGTTGGCGCTTCCCTTGGAGGCCTCTCGGTCGTGGAGGCGCTCCGACGTGAGGGGTACGCGGGCGGGGTGACGCTGCTCGGGGCGGAGCGGCACCTGCCTTATGATCGGCCGCCGCTCTCGAAAAAGGTCCTGTCGGGCGCGATGGAGCCGGAAAAGACATTTCTGCGCTCGGAGTCCGCGGTGGCGCAGCTCGAGGCGGAGGTGATCCTCGGTGATCCGGCGGTTCGTCTGGACCTCACGGCGCGCGAGGTGCACACGGCGGCGGGGCGGGTGCTGCGCGCGGACGTGATCGTGCTGGCCACGGGCATCGAGCCGCGGCGTTTTCCTGGGCAGGACAAATGGGCGGGCGTGCACGTCTTGCGGACGATGGACGAGGCGGTCGCATTGCGCGCGGACCTGCTCAGGAACCCGCGTCTGGTGGTGGTCGGTGATGGCGTGCTGGGGACGGAGATTGCGGCGACGGCGCGGAGCATGGGCCTTACGGTGACGCTCACGGGGCCGCAATCGGCGCCGCTCGCGGGCCAGCTCGGGTCGCTCGTGGGCGGGGTTCTGGCCAAGCTGCATGCGGACAAAGGCGTCGAGCTCCGGCTTGGCGTGGCGGTGAAGGAGCTCGTCGGCGGCGACGACGGCCGCGTCTCCGGTGTGCTCCTGGAGAATGGCGAGGTGTTACCTGCGGAGATGGTCGTGGTGGCGATTGGCTCGCGCCCCGCGACCGGCTGGCTCGCGGGCAGCGGGCTCGATCTCTCCGACGGAATCGTATGCGACGCGCGTTGCCGAGCGGCAGAAGGCGTGTATGCAGTGGGTGACGCGGCGAGCTTTCATCACGAGGGCATCGGGGCGCGGCTGCGCCTGGAGAACCGCAGCAACGCGGTCGAGCAAGCGATGGCCGTGGCCGCGAACATCGTCGGGAAGGACAAACCTTACACGCCGGTGCCGTTTTTCTGGACGGACCAATACGAGACGAAGATCCAGACATTTGGCGTCCTCCTGCCGGAGGCCGAGGTGGCCGTGGTGGAGGGGGATCCCGAGAAGCGTCAGTTCGTCGCTTTGTACGGGAACAACGGCAAGGTGATCGGGGCGCTCGGGTGGAATGCGATCAAGGCGATACGATCATACCGGCAGTTCGTCGTGGATGGGAAGCCTTGGGCGGAGGTGGGGGCTCAGGCTTCCTGA